In the genome of Candidatus Dormiibacterota bacterium, one region contains:
- a CDS encoding sulfotransferase, translating to MLVFVVGTGRCGSTLAVETLARHRGVGFVSNVDDKLSHLDLLGRWNNTLHRQQGFRDPRLRPFKDRRKLVERGRLRVSPSEGWGVLDRQVASLISTPCRDLVAEDCVPWVRERLQSFFERRMAAQRRPVFVHHVTGWPRVGFLRAAFPEARFVHVVRDGRAVASSWLQMGWWRGYGGPDAWHLGQLPPEYEAAWSASGRSFAVLAGLGWKMLLEAFEVAQATVPADSWLEVRYEELIARPRHHMARMLDFAGLGWDDDFEVQFSRFRGGSGRLDAFRHDLGPDAVAALERSIGSTLRAYGYRTDVQARELPGERGPALALR from the coding sequence ATGCTCGTCTTCGTCGTCGGCACCGGCCGCTGCGGATCGACACTGGCCGTCGAGACCCTGGCACGGCACCGGGGGGTCGGCTTCGTGTCCAACGTCGACGACAAGCTCAGCCATCTCGACCTCCTCGGCCGTTGGAACAACACCCTGCACCGCCAGCAGGGTTTCCGGGACCCGCGGCTGCGCCCCTTCAAGGACCGCCGGAAGCTGGTCGAGCGTGGCCGGCTGCGGGTCAGCCCGTCGGAGGGCTGGGGCGTGCTCGACCGCCAGGTGGCGTCCCTGATCTCGACGCCGTGCCGCGACCTCGTCGCCGAGGACTGCGTTCCCTGGGTGCGCGAGCGCCTGCAGTCGTTCTTCGAGCGCCGGATGGCGGCGCAGCGGCGGCCGGTCTTCGTGCACCACGTCACCGGCTGGCCGCGGGTCGGTTTCCTCCGCGCCGCCTTCCCCGAGGCGCGTTTCGTCCACGTCGTCCGTGATGGGCGCGCGGTGGCCAGCTCGTGGCTGCAGATGGGATGGTGGCGCGGCTATGGGGGGCCCGATGCCTGGCACCTGGGACAGCTGCCCCCGGAGTACGAGGCTGCGTGGAGCGCCTCGGGACGCTCCTTCGCGGTGCTCGCCGGTCTGGGCTGGAAGATGCTCCTCGAGGCCTTCGAGGTGGCCCAGGCGACCGTGCCCGCCGACTCCTGGCTCGAGGTCCGCTACGAGGAGCTGATCGCCCGTCCCCGCCACCACATGGCCAGGATGCTCGACTTCGCGGGACTGGGCTGGGACGACGACTTCGAGGTCCAGTTCTCGCGCTTCCGCGGGGGCTCCGGCCGGTTGGACGCCTTCCGTCACGATCTCGGTCCCGATGCCGTGGCCGCACTGGAGCGGAGCATCGGCTCCACCCTGCGCGCGTATGGATATCGCACCGACGTCCAGGCTCGGGAGCTTCCCGGCGAGCGTGGTCCCGCGCTCGCGCTGAGATGA
- a CDS encoding histidine phosphatase family protein, whose translation MRFAVPSATPSEPQRLAITPLAACRIHLVRHGTTRMNVENRYRGRRDVPLDAQGYQDAVDAARRLSGVGLTAVYTGPLRRTIATAQVVADEAGVPDLRILHGLVNLDYGTWEGLTAAEAAARDEVAFGLYRTSPQHAVCPDGERLTAAQERMLAALRLIGERHRDENVAAISHAVMIRLVLTAIERLEGERWRVPIERGSVTVIEIDEDGPRLVGPAGRNRGDLIGSPRVPATMGGA comes from the coding sequence ATGCGCTTCGCCGTCCCCTCCGCGACACCCTCCGAACCGCAGAGGCTCGCCATCACGCCGCTCGCCGCCTGCAGGATCCACCTGGTCCGGCACGGCACCACCAGGATGAACGTCGAGAACCGCTACCGCGGACGCCGCGACGTGCCCCTCGACGCCCAGGGATACCAGGACGCCGTCGACGCGGCACGGCGGCTCTCGGGTGTCGGCCTGACCGCGGTCTACACCGGCCCGCTCCGCCGCACCATCGCCACCGCCCAGGTCGTCGCCGACGAGGCGGGGGTGCCCGACCTGCGCATCCTCCACGGCCTCGTCAACCTCGACTACGGGACCTGGGAGGGCCTGACCGCCGCCGAGGCCGCGGCGCGGGACGAAGTCGCCTTCGGCCTGTATCGCACCTCTCCGCAGCACGCCGTCTGCCCCGACGGTGAGCGTCTCACCGCGGCACAGGAGCGCATGCTCGCGGCGCTGAGGCTGATCGGGGAACGGCATCGCGACGAGAACGTGGCCGCGATCAGCCACGCGGTGATGATCCGGCTGGTCCTCACCGCGATCGAGAGGCTGGAGGGAGAGCGGTGGCGGGTTCCCATCGAGCGTGGCTCGGTCACCGTCATCGAGATCGACGAGGACGGGCCCCGGCTGGTCGGCCCCGCGGGCCGGAACCGGGGCGACCTGATCGGCAGTCCGAGAGTTCCGGCCACCATGGGGGGCGCGTGA